The Oreochromis aureus strain Israel breed Guangdong linkage group 16, ZZ_aureus, whole genome shotgun sequence genome includes the window TCCTAGTTTTATAAAACATCTCTACCAGCTAACTTTGTTGGTTTATCCAACCTTATGGTTCACATAAAACAGACTAAATAAAATTACTCACTGAAGCCAACAATTAGCAGTCAGCTCATAAGGCAGTCGGCATAGTGTAAGCTTTTGAGACGTAGCGAGCTAGGCTAGTAGCAGTAGCTAGGAAGCTAAGCTTGCGTTCAGTAGTTTCAGCAGCGTCAACAGTTATCAAGCAGTTACCTTTTTGATATTTGACTTCGATGCAGGATGAAAATCCTTCTTACACATAAAATTAGCAAACGACTTCCCCATGGTGGCGAGCCAATAGCGTTTGCTGAGTGAAAAACGTTTTGCTAACGCAGGTAGTAGCGTAGCTTCCTCGGCATGTAAACAAGACCGCTGTTACGAAGATGGTTTTGTATTGGTGTCACGTGACGTATTCAGGCACACAGCTTGATTGGTCTGTGGGCTGGCAAAAATCACGTGACAGAGTGTTGACTAAACTGCAGCCACAGTATTTGGAAAATGTAAATCACCGTCAGTTGTAAAGATGGAGACTGAAATAAAGGCAGCTCTGCAGTTGTGCGTGTGCAGCTTTATGtgtataaaaacacaaataaaaaatacattatggGTTTCGTACTATTCTTTGAAATTGGACGTATTTGTCAGTGACCTCAAATTTGCTAATCATATTAGTAAGGTCACTAGAACTTATTTCTGTCGCTAGAAAAATACATCAAAAGTTACATTGTTATCTGAAACTGCCTTTGGTCCATGCGTTCATATCAAGCAAGTTACATTActacaatgttgtttttgttgttgtggttttttgtAGGATCATTAGAAGAATGATTTCATCTTGCTCAGAAAGCAGCAGTCATAGTCCTTACACCGGAATGTGAAAATACTATTCAAATTACTAACTACTAATTAatgattaattaataattaattaaaaaaaaaccttttgtaGGTTCATAAAACTCTCAATGGTTTGGCCACCCAGTACATTAGGACCAATGACTAGTTCAGTGCTTATAATCCAAGTAGACTTCTCGGGTCATCAGGTGCAGATCTGTGGTCCTGATTTTTGGAACATGTGCCTGCTGACCTGAGTTCAATAAGAAAAGTGTCTGAATtcaaaagaaaacttaaaacctttttattctcAAAGGCCTAAACACAATAACTCTGTGTGTGCGTTAACTTTTTTAATCCCCTTGAGAAACTGGAAAActagtttcttatgtttttatctCTTTTGATAAAGTGAAGTGAAACGTACATAAGAATAAAACTGACAACAGTTATGCGGAATTCTTTTAACTACGAAAACGAAACTGACTTCATCTCGGTCACGTGACTGCACTGTTTCCGCGATTGTGAACTTTGACAGACGAAAGAAACGCACGAGAATAGAAACTGATGGTAACACCGCTGGGTAAGTCTGCTTATGTGCTATTCAGCGATATACGCCATCAGTATATTAACATTACAGGGCTTACAAGTGACTTTGTGTGTTTACGGTTTACTACATCTGCTAAATCTGAGCACCAGTGAAAGCTGTTTTGGATAACTAACACCTTTCTTTTAGATAGTTTGGGATTAATATGCGCCCATCTTCGTGTGACACCTTTGTGGCTCTGCCCCCATCCACCGAGGGACAGCGCATCATTTTTGGGAAAAACTCTGACAGGCCTTGCGATGAAGTCCAGGAGGTTGTGTATTTTCCTGCCACAGACTATGCTGCAGGGGAGAAGGTTGAGGTAGGTAATAAAGAGACCATACCATTGCCCTCCAACCTTCAGTCTACCACAGTGCTACTCCTTGCTGAGCGTCCCAGCTGATAACCATTAATACCTTTTGCCCTTGTGTGTTCTTCCTTTTGTGAAAAGTGCACATATATAGAGATTGAGCAGGTTGCCCACACTTATGCAGTTGTATTGAGCAGACCAGCATGGCTGTGGGGGGCAGAGATGGGTGCAAATGAGCATCAAGTGTGCATTGGAAATGAAGCAGTGTGGGGCCGGCAGAGCGCAGATGGCGAGGAGGCTCTCCTCGGCATGGATCTCGTCAGGTAAACCCGCCTGTATAGAAATTGTCTGCTTTTTAAAGCTCCGTCTATATACTTAGCTTAATGTATCCTGATGTGCAAAAGAAAATTTAATGGCATGGTCtccatttaaaattttgtttgtcAATTTCACAGGCTTGGACTTGAGAGAGCTGATACAGCTGAGAAAGCAGTGACCGTTATCACCCAGCTGCTGGAGAAGTACAGTCAGGGAGGATCGTGCATGGAGGATGAATGTAGCTTCACCTACCACAACAGCTTCCTCATCTCAGACAGGAAGGAAGCATGGCTCCTGGAAACGTCAGGAAAGTACTGGGCAGCAGAAAGAGTCGAAGGTAATTGGAAAGAAAAGGTTCACCCTGTACATAACACTTCTTTGGCCAATTCAGGGAATACTCTGGGAAAGTAGACATCCTAAATAGaccagtgacttttatataatgTTTGTGATAAGTAGTAGTAAAAAGAATAATGGATGGGAGCTGTTAAATTCAGAAGAGAAGATGAAATATGCTCAGTGTGTGCACACTTATGGGTATTAAAAGTTATAAAAAGCACAAAAGGACTGAATCGCTCACTACACTGCAGTCTGCAAATTTTACAGGCCTCAAGAGGTGAGCCTCATAACAAAATCCACATTAGTTGAATACTTACACTGATAatttctttcaccccaaccggtcgcagcagatggccgcccctccctgagcctggttctgccggaggtttcttcctgttaaaagggagtttttccttcccactgtcgccaaagtgcttgctcatagggggtcatatgattgttgggtttttctctgtatttattattgtgctatctactgtacaatataaagcgccttgaggcgacttttgttgtgatttggcgctatataaataaaattgaattgaattgaattgaattgaaaataatTTAAGTAGGTTAGATATATTAGTCTATATGTGGCatttgaaaaaatacaaaaattacacacattttatttacatggAATAAAATAGTGGTTGCTACATTAAAGGGCAAAGTTTCAGCTTTTAATTTCAGTATGTCTGAAAAGAAAGAGGTGTGTTTTGAGATTTAACAAGACCAAAACCTAGATGTACTTACACCTTTTGACCACCAGAGAGCGCTGGCTGTCCTATTCAGAATACTTTCTAACATTtaaaggatgtttttttttttttttttttttaacctcagtaaagGGAAGTTAGTGTAAAATAGATTTACTAAATGAGAATAAATGCTATTAGATATTGCTCTAATAAAAAACTATGCTGTTTggattgtgttaaaatgtgtatGGTTTAATTTTAGTGGCTGCTCATGTTTTCCTCTTCTACAGGTGGATATCGCAACATCTCAAACCAGTATGGCATCACCACTAAGATAGACAAGGAGCATCCTGAAATGAGGGCGTATGCCCAAAGTAAGGGCTGGTGGGATGGGAAGACCGAGTTCAACTTTGCCACGGTCTACTCCTTTATGACTACAGCCAGAATAGAAGCCTCTGGGACCCGATACTGTGAGGGGAAGAAGTTGCTGGAAAAGAGCAACGGTTAGTCAATGAACACACTCAGGAAAATTGAGGTCACAGGAGGACAAAGGTTACATAATCTGCACCACTGGTGTGATTTTATTTACTGAAGGTCATATCACGGCGGAGGCAATGATGGATATCCTGAGGGATAAAGATAGTGGCATCAACATGGAGGGCATGTTTATGACCACAGGAAGTATGGTGTCTGTGATACCCACGGACCCTGATCTGCCAGGGGTTCACTATTTTACAGCAACTCCAGATCCTGAAAGGTATAGTACTTAATCTTATTTTAGCACTTAAAGCACTCTTTCAGTGCATTTTTACTGATGATCTGCTGGGTTCTTCTTTTGTAACAACAGGTCTGTATTCAAACCGTTCATTTTCGTGAAAAATCTTCATCCGTTAAAGGAGACGTCTTCCCCGAGTTACGGCCCAGATGACCCTGTGAAGAAGAAACCCCGCTTCCAGAGCAAGCCTGACCGCAAGCACGAGTTGTTTGTCAAACATGAACTGGTGGCTGCCATCATTGAGTCCCACAAGGTTTTacagtttaattcaattcaagcCTGCGATTTATgtaaaattattgttattattttgtcttttatggCCCTTTTTTCTGAACGTTTGCAacttgggtttttttcctttctctgtagGACAGAGGAAAGAAGATCACAGAAGGTATGAGGCAGCTGGAGAAGGAGATGATAAAAGAGATGGAGGAACATCTTTTACATGGTGTTGAGAGCCCCGATTTTCTGGTGAACTTGTTTTCAAGTTCTATTCAGAGGGAGCTGTCTGTTTACAGCCAAAAATGAGGCCAGAACCACAACGTAGTTCCACATTTTGACACTAGCAGAGGGCATTCTGCTTTTACGTTTGAATCAAGTACAAAAAGGCTTGTACAATAAACCTGTAAAACAACAGGATACTGTTCAAAACTATTGCTTAGAAAGTTGAAGAGAGTGTAACGTTCTTAAATCCGATGACATTAAAGTTTTGGCTCTTCCATAACAAATGCATTACATAATGCAAGAATGAAATCTTTTGTAATAAACTTTTGATTTTAAGCACGTTATAAATATACAGCCAaagtgtgatgatgatgatgcattttttttgtttttaaaaattaattgcatgcattttattaaaatttggtttaataaaacaaaatgttgccACAGAAAATGTGCCTTATATATTTTTGTTACCTTGAGAGGAAGTGACTTTTTGGACATACACCTCTGTGCGTCATCACTCACAGAATGGCATGAAACATAAAGTCAAATCAAATCTAtggtgtaaaaacaaaaacattcaacttTTGAAAGGTTCATTCCTTGAAATTTAGAATTCCCCTTTTATCCAGTGTGACACATATAGTATACACTGACACACTTTGacttccaagtctctgttataaacatccatccatttcaGGGTGTGCCCACCTTACCTTACAATAACAGGGATTTGCTTTAGGTTAAATGACTTGATGCATGCGTGGTAAGgagattctgttcatctggacttagtgttttcagtgggagaaacgtttcgtcactcatacaaatgacttcttcagtctctgctgactgcaggtttccccaacatAAAcggtacatttgcataatgactgaagcTAGCACTAGCATCACTGGCAAACGTGACAAACatggctgtgaggtcagttttttGATGATGAGAAttaactttttgggatttaaaTTAAAAGAATTTATTTATGGCTCGTGTTCAAGTTTTAGCATTATAGCCATGACTCAGTGTCTCAGAAATAAACTTGAAATGTTGGATGTAAAGAcaacaaacatttttgaatgAGAGTGTGCAGCACTTTGAACATTTTTCCTCGTTTCTATCACTGTGCCATGATGGTGAATTTAATAACAGTACATTGAGTCTCTTGCTGTACAGGAATTTCCTGTTCGAACtgatttgattttcttttaggCTAAAAGAAACCTTTTTCTGTGACACAAGCATCTTATGCCATGAAGCGATAGTATAGCGGACTATCTTGGAAGCTGTATTCCTGCTTGATGTGCTGGAGCACGCCACCCTGTTGTAATCGCGTCCCGTAGAGTACTGCCTCGCCACGGTCCTGAGCTAAACCAACCTGCAGAAGCCACTCAACAAGTTcacagccaagaaaacagtccaccATAGTCTTCTTTCCACACCTGAAAGTCAAAAGAAGAAATCAGCCAAAGGATAGTTGTCTGTAAAAGAAGCCACAAGAAACAGAGGAGCAGACAGACCCCACACACAGAAAAATTACTGAATCAGGAATAATTTTGTTTTGGTGATATTGTGGTTTGTGAGTCACCGAGCATCAGCAAAGCTTTGCCTAGACATTAACAGGAGGTAGCACAAGCTGATCACCAATTGAAAGAGCGGTGATTCAATCCCTGCGCGTAAAGGTACCCTTGGGCAAGACCCTGAACCCACTGTGTGTGCATCACAAAGTGCTTAGGAATTTTTAACAAGCACTTGTAtaattgggtgaatgtggcttTTTGTGTGCTTTGAGTGTCCATTAGAACAGAAAGACACTATAAATACCATGTTTATCATCAGTCTTTAACCAGAGCAGTGGTCAGTAAGACAATGTGCTctcaccttttctttttaatgatgtCATGAAAACACTGCTGCTTGTGGTATTTGGTGAACTGGGTGCAGGTCATCCTGATCTCCTCAGGTAAATCACTCTGTGGCCGCTCTTCTTGTCTTCCATACCACAGACTGTATAATCTAAACACAGAACAAAGTTAAATCAGTGGACACCGTAATATAATGTaaaaacactgtgtaaaaactcCTCCTCAGAGTTTCAGAGGAGAATGGACAGACTGCTTCAAGGTGATAGAAAGGGAACAACCAAGGAAACAACCAAGATATGCAGAACAGCGTGCTTTATAATTTGGCAGTTTCATATAAAAGCCATTTACCTCTTCTTAAATGGCagtaaaatcaaatgtttgTCCAGCCCAAAAAGAGCAAAGGAGAGAAGCCCCTGTCAACAGGAAAAGATAAGCATGACTTTAGTGCTGTGGGTGTGAGTGTACACTCTTGTATATgtgacaggatatttctaacacAAACCTGTCCATAGTTGACCACAGCACAAAAGAACAGCAGCTCCAAGTAGAGTCTACCAGGATTGTGGTTAAAGAGCAGCCACACGCAGCTGGACAAATTCTGTGAAAACAGGATGTAAGAAGACCTTTGAACGAGAAATGGTAGCTAACGCTGTTCACTGAACCAGCTTGTAGAACCAGCTGAGTGGGCattcattaaaagaaaaagacatttttaagtgttttctatacaaatgtgaattttttttttttttttcataaattcaTCTTTTTCATTTGGGGGAATTCCAAGTATCTTTTTCTTGTAAGatctttttgaaaaaaatctgcatgcTCCTAATACActattttaaaatttctttgtacagtaataaaaatatataaaattcagaTCCAGACACATGACATTTCTAATGGGGTCTCTGAATGTGTTTCTTAAAGTCTTCCAGTGACAGGAGTTGGAAATTACACAGCTCAGCCATTTGTATCTGATTTGGTTTGAGATGCACTAAATATAATAATGCAGGCGGATGAAGGCTGACTTCATGTCACTGTAGAACTGAAAGGTGGTTGTTTACTCACAGCAAGCAGGCTGACAGTCAGAAGCAGACACATGAGCACATGACGGGCCACTTGTCTGTCTGCAACCTGTTGGAGCTCCTCCACTTGGACAAGGAGGCAGTCTGTGGACTCGCACCTGCTCTCACACTGACCTGAGGGGGGCAGCAGCAGAACACAAATAGAAAATACAAA containing:
- the scrn3 gene encoding secernin-3; this encodes MRPSSCDTFVALPPSTEGQRIIFGKNSDRPCDEVQEVVYFPATDYAAGEKVECTYIEIEQVAHTYAVVLSRPAWLWGAEMGANEHQVCIGNEAVWGRQSADGEEALLGMDLVRLGLERADTAEKAVTVITQLLEKYSQGGSCMEDECSFTYHNSFLISDRKEAWLLETSGKYWAAERVEGGYRNISNQYGITTKIDKEHPEMRAYAQSKGWWDGKTEFNFATVYSFMTTARIEASGTRYCEGKKLLEKSNGHITAEAMMDILRDKDSGINMEGMFMTTGSMVSVIPTDPDLPGVHYFTATPDPERSVFKPFIFVKNLHPLKETSSPSYGPDDPVKKKPRFQSKPDRKHELFVKHELVAAIIESHKDRGKKITEGMRQLEKEMIKEMEEHLLHGVESPDFLVNLFSSSIQRELSVYSQK